One part of the Novipirellula aureliae genome encodes these proteins:
- a CDS encoding ABC transporter ATP-binding protein translates to MNSPSKKNLPDKGPSNPSLPLVELEDVSRHYTDGDVMALNHVSLSIRHGEFLAIAGPSGCGKSTLLNMIGALDRPTSGSVRFCGKTIDATMNLDRLRSQQIGFVFQSFYLLPNLTAEENVQLPMFGIEPDAKRRTDIAKELLSEVGLSDRMKHFSWQLSNGQRQRVAIARALANRPVLVLADEPTGALDSESGTSVMRLLTRFCHDRDRSLVVVTHDNSVAKQADRVVQLHDGKVIRDKASGR, encoded by the coding sequence ATGAACAGCCCCTCGAAAAAAAATTTGCCTGATAAAGGCCCATCCAATCCCTCTTTACCGTTGGTCGAGCTCGAAGATGTCAGTCGACATTATACCGATGGTGATGTGATGGCCCTCAACCACGTCAGTCTGTCGATTCGTCACGGGGAATTTTTGGCAATCGCCGGACCAAGTGGCTGCGGGAAATCAACGCTTCTCAATATGATTGGCGCCCTCGATCGCCCAACGTCGGGAAGCGTCCGATTTTGTGGAAAAACCATTGATGCGACGATGAATTTGGACCGATTGAGGTCGCAGCAAATCGGCTTCGTATTTCAATCTTTTTACTTATTGCCCAATTTGACCGCAGAGGAAAATGTGCAGTTGCCAATGTTCGGAATCGAGCCTGATGCCAAAAGACGAACGGACATAGCCAAAGAACTATTGAGCGAAGTCGGGCTTTCAGACCGCATGAAGCATTTTTCATGGCAGCTTTCCAATGGCCAACGCCAACGCGTCGCAATCGCTCGTGCGTTGGCCAACCGCCCCGTATTGGTTCTGGCCGATGAGCCGACCGGAGCACTCGATTCGGAAAGTGGAACGAGCGTCATGCGACTCTTGACTCGATTTTGCCATGACCGCGACCGTAGTCTGGTCGTCGTCACCCACGACAACTCGGTAGCCAAACAAGCTGACCGCGTTGTGCAACTTCACGATGGCAAAGTCATTCGTGACAAGGCGAGCGGCCGATAG